A genomic region of Malania oleifera isolate guangnan ecotype guangnan unplaced genomic scaffold, ASM2987363v1 ctg843, whole genome shotgun sequence contains the following coding sequences:
- the LOC131147241 gene encoding receptor-like protein EIX1, with amino-acid sequence MAAGPLKINGEERRVRPQRWPVLRGWRAVPGEERRLLSGNISGSSLQLKHLRRLDLSCNDFGGLKIPDFFGSLASLTHLNLSTVGFGGSIPPQIGNLSSLRYLDLGCNSIAFSDGNNNDLYVTLDDVRWISHLTSIEFLDMSFVDLSQASSNWLRVMSMLPSLSSLHLINCSLGNTLPLSHVNFSSLSTLDLSFNLFDSLIFGCLSGLPSLLSLTLRGSNFVGGSIPVSLQNMTTRQMLDLYYCEFNYTIPEWLCVRKHETRIS; translated from the exons ATGGCAGCAGGGCCATTGAAGATCAACGGAGAAGAGAGAAGGGTTCGCCCCCAGCGCTGGCCTGTGCTTCGAGGGTGGCGCGCTGTGCCTGGAGAAGAGAGGCGGTT GTTGAGTGGGAACATAAGTGGTTCATCGCTGCAGTTGAAGCATCTCCGGCGCTTAGACTTGAGTTGCAATGATTTTGGAGGACTTAAAATTCCAGACTTCTTTGGTTCCCTTGCTTCTCTCACACATCTTAACCTGTCTACGGTAGGATTTGGTGGCTCCATTCCACCTCAGATTGGGAATCTTTCAAGTTTGCGTTATCTTGATCTTGGCTGCAATTCTATTGCTTTTTCGGATGGAAATAATAATGATTTGTACGTTACTTTAGATGACGTAAGATGGATTTCTCATCTCACCTCAATTGAGTTTCTAGACATGAGTTTTGTGGATCTCAGCCAGGCATCCAGTAATTGGCTACGGGTGATGAGCATGCTCCCTTCCTTATCCTCTTTACACTTGATTAATTGTTCGCTGGGTAACACTCTTCCACTTTCTCATgtcaatttttcttctctttccaCCCTTGATCTCTCCTTTAACCTCTTCGATTCTTTAATATTTGGCTGCCTCTCCGGTCTTCCATCTCTTCTTTCACTCACTCTGCGCGGCTCCAATTTCGTAGGGGGTTCAATTCCTGTCTCTCTACAAAACATGACAACTCGTCAAATGCTTGATCTCTATTATTGTGAATTcaactatacaataccagaatggCTTTGTGTACGAAAGCATGAAACTCGGATATCATAA